The following proteins come from a genomic window of Lachnoclostridium phytofermentans ISDg:
- a CDS encoding branched-chain amino acid ABC transporter permease: MIGQQIFNGLTLGMCYALLAVGYSLVFGILRLVNFSHGSIYAFGAHTALLLVSMNLGIVPAVLLSLVFTGLLGVLIDKTALEPLRKKNSIPIASLITTIGISNIIQNLLTVFFGSEKKAFPALFNFGVISIGNIQITWTQICICIVSLGLMLLLVLVVKKTKIGLAMRGCEQNPKAANLMGVNVNFVISFTFFLGGVSAAIAGALISGYYQIVYPNMGYMAGLKAFAAAVLGGIGSIPGALVGGLLVGVSESMAATFLGSTYRDCMAFVILIIVLIVRPNGLFGKKGITKV, translated from the coding sequence ATGATTGGACAACAGATATTTAATGGCCTAACGCTTGGAATGTGTTATGCACTGCTCGCAGTTGGTTATTCCTTAGTATTTGGCATATTGCGTCTGGTAAACTTTTCTCACGGTTCCATATATGCCTTTGGTGCTCACACGGCTCTTTTGCTTGTCAGTATGAATTTAGGAATAGTTCCAGCAGTTTTACTTAGTTTGGTATTCACCGGATTATTAGGCGTATTAATTGATAAAACTGCGCTCGAACCTTTGCGTAAAAAGAATTCAATTCCAATAGCGTCCCTTATCACAACAATTGGTATTTCTAATATAATTCAGAATTTATTAACTGTTTTTTTTGGTAGTGAGAAAAAAGCTTTCCCAGCACTTTTTAATTTCGGTGTTATTTCTATCGGAAATATTCAAATTACATGGACACAGATTTGCATCTGCATCGTATCCTTAGGACTGATGTTACTTCTTGTTCTTGTAGTAAAGAAGACTAAGATTGGGCTTGCGATGCGTGGCTGTGAGCAAAATCCAAAAGCAGCTAATCTTATGGGTGTTAATGTTAATTTTGTAATTTCATTTACTTTCTTTCTCGGTGGAGTTTCTGCAGCGATAGCAGGGGCCTTAATCAGTGGGTATTACCAGATTGTATATCCTAACATGGGATATATGGCAGGATTAAAAGCGTTTGCAGCAGCAGTACTTGGTGGTATCGGTAGCATTCCGGGAGCATTAGTTGGTGGTTTGTTAGTAGGTGTATCTGAGAGTATGGCAGCAACTTTCCTTGGTTCTACCTATAGAGACTGTATGGCGTTTGTTATTTTAATTATTGTGCTAATTGTAAGACCTAACGGCTTATTTGGCAAGAAAGGTATAACAAAGGTATAA
- a CDS encoding ABC transporter substrate-binding protein produces MRKLKRVFGLISLVAIVVSSMTGCGNKGKTTSGDSSSAETIKIAVAGPMTGDNAEYGIGFTNAAKMMADEWNKKGGVLGKQIKIVQYDDKNSSEEAATIAQKIVSEGDIAGVIGHFSSGVCLTAAPIYQENKLVEISPSASHPDYSLVGDYIFRNNTVISAEAAASIDIAVNDLGKKKIGIISIKTDWGTNTSKIIKELVEKLGIDGVSIVAHEEVVEGSDDYSPAITKLNQAGADVVICAGMYNLVAPVAKQYKQINPDIKVVGFSNSYSQQLIELGGLAIEGVCFPVIFFSESKDEKIKNYVSAFEKEFGNKPSALTSQAYDSVGMLLSAIEKAGSTDKEAVRNALAEVDYEGVTGQTKFDENGNVNKQFVKVTIQGGKFVKMN; encoded by the coding sequence ATGAGAAAATTAAAAAGAGTATTTGGGTTGATTTCATTAGTGGCTATTGTAGTTTCAAGTATGACGGGGTGTGGAAACAAAGGAAAAACAACATCGGGGGATAGTTCTAGTGCAGAAACCATCAAAATAGCTGTAGCAGGACCAATGACTGGCGATAATGCAGAATATGGTATAGGATTTACCAATGCAGCAAAGATGATGGCAGATGAATGGAATAAAAAAGGCGGAGTATTAGGAAAACAGATTAAAATCGTACAGTACGATGATAAAAATTCCTCAGAAGAAGCAGCAACCATTGCTCAAAAGATCGTCAGTGAGGGTGATATTGCAGGTGTTATCGGACATTTCTCTTCTGGTGTATGTTTAACAGCAGCACCAATTTATCAAGAGAATAAATTGGTTGAGATCTCTCCTTCCGCATCTCATCCAGACTATAGTTTAGTGGGTGATTACATATTTAGAAATAATACGGTTATCAGCGCCGAGGCAGCAGCAAGTATTGATATCGCAGTGAATGACCTTGGAAAGAAGAAAATTGGTATTATTTCTATTAAGACAGACTGGGGAACAAACACGTCAAAGATTATCAAAGAGTTAGTTGAAAAACTTGGTATAGATGGTGTTTCTATCGTAGCACATGAAGAAGTAGTAGAAGGGTCTGATGACTATAGCCCAGCAATCACAAAATTAAATCAGGCAGGAGCCGATGTAGTAATCTGCGCTGGTATGTACAATCTTGTAGCTCCTGTTGCAAAGCAATATAAGCAGATTAATCCTGATATTAAGGTAGTTGGTTTCTCTAATTCATATAGCCAACAATTAATCGAACTTGGCGGCTTAGCAATAGAAGGTGTATGTTTCCCAGTTATCTTCTTCTCTGAATCTAAGGATGAAAAGATAAAAAACTATGTTAGTGCTTTTGAAAAAGAATTTGGTAACAAACCAAGTGCTTTAACTTCACAAGCTTATGACTCCGTTGGTATGTTATTATCTGCAATTGAAAAAGCAGGTTCCACAGATAAAGAAGCTGTTCGAAATGCATTAGCAGAGGTAGATTATGAAGGTGTAACAGGTCAGACGAAGTTTGATGAAAATGGTAATGTAAATAAGCAATTTGTTAAAGTAACAATTCAAGGTGGAAAATTTGTAAAGATGAACTAG
- a CDS encoding branched-chain amino acid ABC transporter permease, with product MNGKERKENKSQSVKKNFVYYIEYNVNLYKVPLAILCGVLLLVFPKIISDRYILTISVKIGIYIMLALGLNILVGYTGLVSLGHAGFVAIGAYTASLLATKLGFGFFLSILVGMVVAALAGLLLGLPTLRLSGTYLSIVTLGFGEIVKTIAMNWDSVTNGTLGVKNIPSPKLFGIKLTIANHGLYYLMLAMLLIVTVFCYLVYKSRTGRAFLAIKTDEMAGTMMGINVTYYKVLAFVLSAVISAVAGALYATLIGYIDPNTFTFDVSTLILSIVILGGMGTIRGMFVGALILISFPEVSRSLMDYRFVVYGLILILMMRFRPQGLLGWRSQIPYRLSKNVKKQLEIDANQYQESSSL from the coding sequence ATGAATGGAAAAGAACGCAAAGAAAACAAAAGTCAGTCAGTAAAGAAAAATTTTGTTTATTACATAGAATATAATGTGAATCTTTATAAAGTTCCGCTTGCTATCCTTTGTGGAGTATTACTCTTAGTGTTTCCAAAGATAATCTCGGACCGTTATATTTTAACGATTTCTGTAAAAATTGGTATCTATATCATGTTGGCGCTAGGCCTTAATATCTTGGTTGGATACACAGGATTAGTATCCTTAGGACATGCAGGTTTCGTAGCAATTGGAGCCTATACAGCATCACTTTTGGCAACCAAATTAGGATTTGGATTTTTCCTATCCATCCTCGTTGGTATGGTAGTAGCAGCATTAGCGGGACTTTTGCTTGGATTACCAACGTTACGATTATCAGGAACGTATCTTTCCATTGTAACACTGGGGTTTGGTGAAATTGTTAAAACCATTGCAATGAACTGGGATTCAGTAACGAATGGTACTCTTGGTGTTAAGAATATCCCTAGTCCCAAGCTTTTCGGGATTAAGTTAACCATTGCAAATCACGGACTTTATTATTTAATGTTAGCAATGCTACTCATCGTTACAGTATTTTGCTATTTAGTTTATAAATCACGTACTGGTAGAGCATTCTTAGCAATCAAAACGGATGAAATGGCCGGTACTATGATGGGGATTAACGTTACCTATTATAAGGTATTAGCATTTGTGTTATCCGCTGTGATTAGTGCTGTAGCAGGTGCTTTATATGCAACATTAATTGGATATATTGATCCGAATACATTTACATTTGATGTTTCAACCTTAATTTTAAGTATTGTGATCTTAGGTGGTATGGGGACGATACGAGGCATGTTTGTAGGTGCTTTGATATTAATCTCTTTTCCTGAAGTATCAAGATCTTTAATGGATTACCGTTTCGTAGTATATGGACTTATTTTGATTCTTATGATGAGGTTCCGCCCACAAGGTCTACTAGGCTGGCGATCGCAGATTCCATATAGATTATCTAAGAATGTAAAGAAGCAGCTAGAAATAGATGCGAATCAATATCAGGAAAGTAGCAGTCTATAG
- a CDS encoding ABC transporter ATP-binding protein, with protein MAYLQVNGITKRFGGIVAVDKVSFEVNEGEIVSIIGPNGAGKTTIFNMLTGVYTIDEGEIIFDGCAIHNHKPQEVVKAGISRTFQNIRLFQDLRVVENVLVGTHIKTKYSFLDSVLRTRRFRGEEDEKVLTAIRILKSIGLDDRRDDYAQNLPYGDQRKLEIARAIATGAKVLLLDEPAAGMNPQESAELLQFIRSLQKQGYTIILIEHDMSVVMNISDRIYVIDHGKPIAHGLPKEIANNEKVIEAYLGGVSTGA; from the coding sequence ATGGCTTATTTACAAGTGAATGGCATTACAAAGAGATTTGGAGGTATTGTCGCCGTTGATAAGGTCAGCTTTGAAGTTAACGAAGGAGAAATTGTTAGTATTATCGGACCAAATGGTGCTGGAAAAACAACAATATTCAATATGTTAACTGGTGTCTATACCATAGATGAGGGTGAGATTATATTCGATGGCTGCGCAATCCATAATCATAAACCTCAGGAAGTTGTGAAAGCTGGTATTTCGAGAACTTTCCAAAACATCCGCTTATTCCAGGACCTTCGAGTAGTTGAGAATGTATTAGTTGGCACTCACATTAAGACAAAATATAGTTTTCTTGATTCTGTGTTACGTACGAGAAGATTTCGTGGAGAGGAAGATGAGAAAGTACTGACTGCAATTCGAATTCTTAAGTCCATAGGGCTAGATGATCGCAGGGATGATTATGCGCAGAATCTTCCTTACGGAGACCAAAGAAAATTAGAAATCGCAAGAGCAATAGCAACTGGAGCGAAGGTACTTTTGTTAGACGAACCGGCAGCAGGTATGAATCCACAAGAATCTGCGGAACTTCTTCAGTTTATCAGAAGCTTGCAAAAACAGGGTTATACCATTATTTTAATTGAGCATGATATGAGCGTAGTTATGAATATATCGGACCGTATTTATGTTATTGACCACGGAAAACCAATTGCACATGGTTTACCAAAGGAAATTGCTAATAATGAAAAGGTAATTGAAGCTTACTTAGGAGGTGTTAGTACCGGTGCTTAA